CTCGAGGGCCGCTCGAATGTCTCGTTTGAGTATGGTGAACACGCGAGGCACGCGATTCAGTTGCGGACAGTTACAGTCTCGTTCAACTCTCGCAGAAGTTGGTCCAGGTTGACGCCGTGGACCTGGGCACTGGTGGCGATATTATCATACTCAGCCGCAGAGCACCCCATGCAGGCAACGCCGTAACGGTTAAAGATCTGGACGGTCTCCGGGTACTGCCGAACTACATTATCAATCTTCATCTCTGCGGTAATCCTCATTCGCCTGTCTCCTCTAAGAGGAACCGCCGGCCCGTCTTCTGCCGGTCTGTATGCAATCGTACATGGGCAGATCGGCTACTCGTACATAAGAGCAACGTGAGCGAATCCTCGCTTTGCACATTGACTTCTTACATCATATAGGGCGAGAATTAGTCATGGCAAGGGAATTTTTCTCGTGGGCGATTGCTGTTGACTTCCGACTAGTGGTCCGGTAGCCTCACATAGTGTTGCCTCCTAAAAAGGTCCAGGCTGTTCTTCAACTGATGGTGTCTCCTCCTCTGCTTTCCTCCATGTGCGTGAACCTCGTGCGGCTTGGCCAAAGGACTCGCAAGATGCATACCCCCTTGTGCAACGACTGTCCCCTTTCCAAGCGCTGTCTCTCTGTTCGATGAACACAGCGCCCTTCTACAGTCTGGACGGACTGCAGCGTGACCCGTATTTGCTGGCTGTCAGGGCGATCGCGGCTGCCGGCAGGGTGGGCTCCCTCTATCTGGTCGGTGGGTACCTACGCGATCTTTTACTTGATCGGCCGAAGGCGAAGCGGGTTGACCTCGATCTGGTGATCTGGGGGGATGCGGAGCAATTCGGCCATGACGTGGCCAGAGCCCTGCAAGGCAGCCTTATTCGCTTCGACTCGGAAACGGTGCGGACCATCATCCGATCTGAAGAGATGATCGTCCAGATCGACATCAATCGGCCAAAGGGTGAGACGATCGAAGATGATTTAGCGGCCCGCGATTTTACTGTTAATGCCCTGGCCGTACGCATCGACACCTCCGACTCCCGGCCCACGGCTCCCGACACCCTGCGCGTAATCGATCCAACAGGTGGGCTAATCGATCTGCGAGAAAAGCGCCTAAGAGCCGATACTCCATCGGCATTCAATCGCGATCCGCTTCGCCTGATCAGGGCTGTCCGCCTGGCTGCAGAGCTCGACTTCACCATCGAGGAGACCACGCAGCGGTGGATTATCGAACGCGCATCACTGCTCGGGACAGTGGCTGGAGAGCGTCTGCGTACCGAGCTGTTCAGGATCCTCGATACGGTCCCCGCAGCGCCTTGGATCGAGTACTTGGATACCCTGCAGCTTTTGAAGGCACTGATCCCGGAGGTCGAAATGCTTAAGTCGGTGCCGGCGAGCATGCCGCATCGTCTGCCCCTCTGGGAACACTCGCTGCAGACGCTTCGATCTGTCGAATTGCTACTCATGAACCTTGAGCAGCTCTTTCCGAAAGACGCCCCCTGGTTATGCGAACAGCTTCATCAGGAACTCGAGGCAGGCATCGCCGAAACCGCCATCCTCAAGTTATTGGGGTTCCTGCACGACGTCGGCAAACCAGAGACTTGGAGCATACAATCGAATGGTCGAGTCCGGTTCCTGGGACACGAGCAGGCCGGCCTGCCGATCCTCACTCGCCTATGCGAACGCCTTCGATTTGGTCGACGAGCCGAGAGCCTCGTGATCGACATCGAGCGACATCATCTGCGACCGATCCATCTCTCGAGCAGGACGACGGTCACCACCAAAGCGCAGTATCGTTTCTTTCGCGAGCTGGGTCATGTTGCCCCCATTGTCCTGTTGCATTCCTGGGCGGATCTACTGGCCACGATTGGTGAGGAAACAGAGGAATTCATCCGACATCAGGAATTTCTGCGCGAGATGTTTCGATTCTACAGAACAGAGTTTCTGACGAGTCTGGTAAAGCCCATCCTGCGAGGAGACGATCTGATCGAGGCATTCGGCGTTGCGCCTGGCCCTTTTCTGGGATTCGTACTCGATCATCTGCAGGAAGCGCAGGCCACGGGGCTCATCAATAGCCGCGAGGAGGCCCTGACCTACGTCCAGGAACATCTTGTATCGTGGCAGCAGTCCTTCGAGGCGCTGCCTTCTTGAGTCACGTTAAAACCATTGACAAGCGTGAGCGCTTTTGTTAGACAGAAGAAGGCGCGGGAGTAATTCAGTGGCAGAATGTCAGCTTCCCAAGCTGAACGTCGCGGGTTCGAGTCCCGTCTCCCGCTCCACATTGGTACGCGTTCAGCCATCAGCGGTCAGGTTTCAGCTCCTGAAGTGCCCTCAAGTCTCCAAGGATTTCCCTATGCTTGGTCTGGGTTATAAGCGTGGCACTGTACGGGAGGACTGTATGCCCTCTCGTAACGGGCGGG
The nucleotide sequence above comes from Candidatus Methylomirabilis tolerans. Encoded proteins:
- a CDS encoding HD domain-containing protein, whose amino-acid sequence is MDGLQRDPYLLAVRAIAAAGRVGSLYLVGGYLRDLLLDRPKAKRVDLDLVIWGDAEQFGHDVARALQGSLIRFDSETVRTIIRSEEMIVQIDINRPKGETIEDDLAARDFTVNALAVRIDTSDSRPTAPDTLRVIDPTGGLIDLREKRLRADTPSAFNRDPLRLIRAVRLAAELDFTIEETTQRWIIERASLLGTVAGERLRTELFRILDTVPAAPWIEYLDTLQLLKALIPEVEMLKSVPASMPHRLPLWEHSLQTLRSVELLLMNLEQLFPKDAPWLCEQLHQELEAGIAETAILKLLGFLHDVGKPETWSIQSNGRVRFLGHEQAGLPILTRLCERLRFGRRAESLVIDIERHHLRPIHLSSRTTVTTKAQYRFFRELGHVAPIVLLHSWADLLATIGEETEEFIRHQEFLREMFRFYRTEFLTSLVKPILRGDDLIEAFGVAPGPFLGFVLDHLQEAQATGLINSREEALTYVQEHLVSWQQSFEALPS
- a CDS encoding DUF1858 domain-containing protein codes for the protein MRITAEMKIDNVVRQYPETVQIFNRYGVACMGCSAAEYDNIATSAQVHGVNLDQLLRELNETVTVRN